The proteins below are encoded in one region of Sphaerodactylus townsendi isolate TG3544 linkage group LG06, MPM_Stown_v2.3, whole genome shotgun sequence:
- the LOC125435586 gene encoding interleukin-17 receptor A-like: MSLGDSSVRVSFDPALEPASYGIYVTSFQNETECKTGAKEIVEEGLQQRLNVTVEIEKNLKTCCSYKVQIQPFFAACGTDCWRHSASIPCPPSFFLPTMSIARENGTDSSVWISWCSTLVCFLVVGGIVAWVFCHARKYEGPRSGTSNNDGAHHGLLDIPQPPQQLKPRKVWVVYSADHKLYVDVVMKFAQFMRTVCGTEVVLDRLQENEISKVGAMCWLTRQKQEMEAHSSKIIILCSRGTRAKWQAMLGHKESSVSLREDNLLPSGDLFIPALNLILPDFKQPACFGTYLVCYFEGISNEKDIPDPFNVTSKYQLMDKFEEVYFLIQDLEKFEPGRVHKILEISAGKYSESPSGRKLKEAVQKFKEWQTEHPNWFERENVGCDGEGDLQSLNGELCEDVTLDEGGIWKQQLLPREPDPDSCCMVDLCINEEEHGICKLLPRLPPQEDPAFQTLIIPADDEISAVQVVEPVAVAEEREIFSHQLLTNGDWLEGGDPVRETSMLKRNSILLQEELSSNAQPLPADMRQQLEGLMLSLYHQSLAFSEPPICQEVINEHQQPLVFEEMCKDQRESMQSDQGYISRCSPLPSDGPVEEEEEEEEEKYQESHRDAEHLSPNIMDSLKSLQQQLFFQDIQQNSNWNCKGGRTEGVL, encoded by the exons GAAGGGCTCCAGCAGCGACTGAACGTCACAGTTGAAATCGAGAAAAATTTGAAGACTTGTTGCTCATACAAAGTTCAG ATCCAGCCATTCTTTGCAGCTTGTGGCACAGATTGTTGGAGGCACTCTGCTTCCATCCCATGTCCcccatcttttttcctgcctacgATGAGCATTGCCAGAGAGAATGGAACTG ATTCTTCCGTATGGATATCCTGGTGCAGCACTCTCGTCTGCTTTTTAGTAGTCGGGGGTATTGTTGCTTGGGTTTTTTGTCATGCTCGAAAATATGAAG GACCACGTTCTGGAACAAGTAATAACGACGGTGCACACCATG GTCTGCTGGACATTCCGCAGCCTCCCCAGCAACTGAAGCCCAGAAAAGTTTGGGTTGTGTATTCTGCTGATCACAAGCTGTATGTCGATGTCGTGATGAAGTTTGCTCAGTTCATGCGCACAGTCTGTGGAACTGAGGTGGTCTTGGATCGGCTGCAGGAGAATGAGATTTCCAAGGTGGGAGCCATGTGCTGGCTCACCCGGCAAAAGCAAGAAATGGAAGCTCACTCGTCCAAGATCATCATCTTGTGTTCTCGAGGGACTCGTGCCAAGTGGCAGGCCATGCTTGGGCACAAGGAAAGCTCCGTCTCTCTCAGGGAAGACAACCTGCTGCCAAGTGGGGACTTGTTCATCCCTGCTTTGAATCTGATCCTGCCAGATTTCAAGCAGCCAGCTTGCTTTGGCACGTACCTGGTCTGCTATTTTGAGGGCATAAGTAACGAAAAGGACATTCCAGACCCATTCAATGTCACCTCTAAGTACCAGCTGATGGACAAGTTTGAAGAAGTTTACTTCCTGATTCAGGATCTTGAGAAGTTTGAGCCAGGGCGAGTTCATAAGATTCTGGAGATCTCTGCTGGAAAGTATAGTGAAAGCCCAAGTGGCAGGAAGCTGAAAGAAGCCGTGCAGAAGTTCAAGGAATGGCAGACTGAGCACCCTAATTGGTTTGAAAGAGAAAATGTTGGTTGTGATGGAGAAGGTGATCTGCAGTCTCTGAATGGGGAGCTCTGTGAGGATGTAACACTGGATGAGGGGGGGATTTGGAAGCAGCAGCTACTTCCACGGGAGCCTGATCCTGACAGCTGTTGCATGGTCGACCTCTGTATCAATGAGGAGGAGCATGGAATCTGTAAACTGCTACCGCGGCTCCCTCCACAAGAGGATCCGGCATTCCAAACCTTGATCATTCCTGCAGATGATGAGATTTCTGCAGTCCAGGTAGTAGAGCCAGTTGCTGTTGcagaagagagagagatattCAGCCATCAGCTATTGACCAATGGAGACTGGCTTGAAGGAGGAGACCCAGTTCGGGAGACAAGCATGCTAAAGAGGAACAGCATTCTCCTTCAGGAAGAACTGTCCTCAAATGCTCAGCCCCTACCGGCTGATATGAGGCAACAGTTGGAGGGACTGATGCTTTCTCTCTATCACCAAAGCCTTGCCTTTTCAGAACCTCCCATCTGCCAGGAGGTTATTAATGAACACCAGCAGCCTCTAGTTTTTGAGGAGATGTGCAAAGATCAGAGAGAGTCGATGCAATCGGACCAAGGTTACATTTCCAGATGTTCTCCTTTGCCTTCGGATGGCCctgttgaggaggaggaggaagaggaagaggaaaaatatCAGGAAAGCCACAGAGATGCTGAGCATCTTTCCCCAAACATCATGGACAGTCTAAAGagtctgcagcagcagctgtttttCCAGGACATTCAGCAGAACTCCAACTGGAATTGCAAGGGAGGGAGAACAGAGGGTGTTCTCTAG